The Candidatus Binatia bacterium genome window below encodes:
- a CDS encoding HIT family protein: MSCIFCRIISGETPAQVVARDEGSTAFLDVSPLADGHVLVIPHAHVARLEDLEPTDADTLLRAVRQLSGPIRTAVGADGTTIGINDGEATGQTVPHVHVHIVPRWTGDGAGSVHSIFPNGDRRDVAEVGEAIRAELERR; the protein is encoded by the coding sequence ATGTCGTGCATCTTCTGCCGCATCATCAGCGGCGAGACCCCGGCCCAAGTCGTGGCGCGCGACGAAGGCTCTACTGCCTTCCTCGATGTCTCGCCGCTGGCAGACGGGCATGTCCTCGTGATTCCCCACGCCCATGTCGCGCGTCTGGAAGATCTCGAGCCGACGGATGCGGACACCCTATTGCGCGCCGTGCGCCAACTCTCCGGGCCCATCCGGACAGCCGTGGGGGCCGACGGCACGACCATCGGAATCAACGACGGCGAGGCAACCGGACAGACCGTTCCACACGTGCACGTCCACATCGTACCCCGCTGGACCGGGGACGGAGCCGGAAGTGTCCACTCCATCTTTCCCAATGGGGATCGACGCGACGTCGCTGAAGTCGGCGAAGCGATTCGCGCCGAACTCGAACGACGGTGA
- a CDS encoding DUF692 domain-containing protein: MRNESNLGIGIGLRTTHFGELLERKADVSWFEAVSENFFMDGGRPLHVLEHVRRDYPVVFHGVSMSIGTTDPIDDAYLAQIRELSRRYEPPWVSDHLCWTGAKRHNLHDLLPLPWNEEVLAHVVERVTRVQDALGRRLVLENVSSYLAFSNSTMSEAEFLVALAETADCQILLDVNNVYVSAFNHRFDAAAFIDAMPAERVVQLHLAGHSDMGTHLLDTHDAPVCPAVWELYRHTIRRLGPVPTLIEWDGNVPPLATLEAEVALARAICSEVAAEAKARPGAKGAPDRAGRTFAA, translated from the coding sequence ATGCGAAACGAGTCCAACCTCGGCATCGGCATCGGTCTTCGGACGACGCACTTCGGCGAACTGCTGGAGCGCAAGGCCGACGTCAGCTGGTTCGAAGCCGTCTCCGAGAATTTCTTTATGGACGGCGGGCGGCCCCTTCACGTCTTGGAGCACGTTCGCCGCGACTACCCGGTCGTCTTCCACGGCGTCTCGATGTCGATCGGCACAACCGATCCGATTGACGATGCCTACCTCGCGCAGATCCGCGAGCTCTCCCGGCGCTACGAGCCACCGTGGGTCTCCGACCACCTCTGCTGGACCGGCGCCAAGCGCCACAACCTCCACGACCTCCTCCCGTTGCCGTGGAATGAAGAAGTCCTCGCGCACGTGGTCGAGCGCGTAACGCGGGTACAGGACGCGCTCGGACGCCGGCTTGTCCTCGAGAACGTCTCCAGCTACCTCGCGTTTTCGAACTCGACGATGAGCGAGGCCGAGTTCCTGGTGGCCCTCGCCGAGACGGCCGACTGCCAGATTCTCCTCGACGTGAACAACGTCTACGTGAGCGCCTTCAATCACAGATTCGATGCGGCTGCGTTCATCGATGCCATGCCAGCTGAACGCGTCGTGCAGCTCCACCTGGCCGGCCACAGCGACATGGGCACGCACCTTCTCGATACCCACGATGCACCCGTCTGTCCCGCCGTCTGGGAGTTATACCGACACACGATTCGCAGGCTAGGCCCCGTGCCGACTTTGATCGAGTGGGATGGCAACGTTCCGCCGCTCGCGACGCTCGAAGCGGAAGTCGCGCTAGCCCGCGCGATCTGCAGCGAGGTCGCCGCCGAGGCCAAGGCGAGACCCGGAGCGAAGGGAGCGCCCGACCGTGCCGGACGAACCTTCGCTGCTTGA
- a CDS encoding putative DNA-binding domain-containing protein has product MPDEPSLLDLQHQLESLFSLGGTPDYEGRLEADAPALPIRGDERLSAAERIGIYTAMIFARIRDAIAEDFWCTAQLLGDDWEPLIARYLEAHPTRHADLRLAGRNLPAFVRATQRTPLADLADLEWALIDSFTAADAPILRAEALQALAPEAWPALALEAVPSLRLCRPTSSCDRTRRRMLEGEEAALESEEAFPLRIWRTEFRVFQKRIDEFEFGALKLVAGGTTFAELCTWIAEQETTEGPSEAAVRLLQLWLADELLSCGP; this is encoded by the coding sequence GTGCCGGACGAACCTTCGCTGCTTGATCTGCAGCACCAGCTCGAATCGCTGTTCTCCCTCGGAGGAACACCGGACTACGAGGGGCGACTCGAAGCGGACGCGCCGGCCCTACCCATCCGCGGAGACGAGCGCCTGTCCGCAGCCGAGCGCATCGGCATCTACACCGCAATGATCTTCGCCCGCATACGCGATGCCATCGCCGAGGATTTCTGGTGCACCGCGCAGCTCCTCGGTGACGACTGGGAACCGCTCATCGCCCGCTATCTGGAGGCGCACCCCACTCGACACGCGGACCTACGACTCGCCGGTCGCAACCTCCCTGCGTTCGTGCGCGCGACGCAGCGAACCCCGCTCGCCGACCTGGCCGATCTCGAATGGGCGTTGATCGATTCGTTCACTGCGGCCGACGCCCCCATCCTCCGCGCCGAAGCGCTCCAGGCGCTGGCGCCCGAGGCGTGGCCCGCCCTCGCACTGGAGGCGGTGCCTTCGTTGCGGCTTTGCAGGCCAACGTCCTCGTGCGACCGGACACGACGACGGATGCTCGAGGGTGAGGAGGCCGCGCTCGAATCCGAAGAGGCCTTCCCCCTCCGGATCTGGCGCACGGAGTTCCGCGTGTTTCAGAAGCGCATCGACGAGTTCGAGTTCGGCGCGTTGAAGCTCGTCGCCGGCGGCACCACGTTCGCCGAACTGTGCACCTGGATCGCCGAGCAGGAAACCACCGAAGGCCCCTCCGAGGCGGCCGTGCGCCTACTCCAGCTCTGGCTCGCCGATGAGCTCCTCTCCTGCGGCCCATGA
- a CDS encoding DUF2889 domain-containing protein yields the protein MTFSARGIPIHTRSLSTTLREGAGGAVAFDGYVLDLRKRGAVPVGGYIQGPGIIHHMQLSGTVDRTVPAYREIEAQMPSVAFEASPGTGGESCRDRIGNVAGLIGLPLGDGYPRAIGREIGGVLGCSHILTLAQLLGPTIVWGLERDAERAGGSGRPSGERFFRRDVTVDGYVDGDELRLLAQLNDLHLRPEAECEQTTDRLAEQVEVRVQATLSLAGMAVSGVLVEERRRTLADLETAPWRPRPERAALLDGGSFARGISGHILRGFGPGGNDRPVLDTFLMLAPATIQCLASYRDTWTKLGGSKLAESGGHADSCYMWRERGALQKRRTPSAD from the coding sequence ATGACTTTCTCGGCTCGCGGGATCCCGATCCACACCCGTTCTCTTTCGACCACGCTCCGCGAAGGCGCAGGCGGCGCAGTCGCCTTCGATGGGTACGTTCTCGACCTGAGGAAACGCGGCGCGGTCCCCGTCGGTGGGTACATCCAAGGGCCCGGTATCATCCACCACATGCAGCTGTCGGGCACAGTGGACCGAACGGTGCCCGCATATCGAGAGATCGAAGCTCAGATGCCCAGCGTCGCCTTCGAGGCCTCGCCGGGCACCGGAGGCGAAAGCTGCCGCGATCGGATCGGCAACGTGGCAGGGCTGATCGGTCTGCCGCTCGGCGACGGGTATCCGCGCGCGATCGGCCGCGAGATCGGCGGCGTCCTCGGCTGCTCCCACATTCTCACGCTCGCACAGCTGCTCGGCCCAACGATCGTGTGGGGATTGGAACGCGACGCCGAGCGCGCGGGCGGATCCGGGCGGCCCAGCGGAGAGCGCTTCTTTCGTCGAGATGTGACGGTGGACGGCTACGTGGACGGCGACGAGCTCCGCCTCCTCGCACAACTGAACGACCTCCACCTCCGCCCCGAGGCCGAGTGCGAGCAGACCACAGACCGCCTCGCCGAACAGGTCGAGGTTCGGGTCCAGGCGACGCTGTCTCTCGCCGGCATGGCAGTCTCCGGGGTCCTGGTCGAAGAGCGACGCCGAACCCTGGCGGACCTTGAGACCGCCCCCTGGCGCCCGCGCCCCGAGCGCGCGGCGCTCCTGGACGGCGGGAGCTTCGCCCGGGGGATCTCCGGCCACATCCTGCGCGGCTTCGGTCCCGGCGGAAACGACCGACCCGTGCTCGACACCTTCCTGATGCTCGCCCCGGCCACGATCCAGTGCCTCGCCTCATACCGCGACACCTGGACGAAGCTCGGCGGCTCGAAGCTCGCCGAATCCGGCGGTCACGCCGACTCCTGTTACATGTGGCGTGAACGCGGAGCGCTGCAGAAACGCCGCACGCCGTCGGCAGATTGA
- a CDS encoding oligosaccharide flippase family protein, translating to MSELVRSVGLLGTQRVVLLVLGAVRTKIAASLLGPAGMGILGQAMALRELLSALSTLGTRSGYLKLVAECHGREDMKGLERLIVTTVTLVTVLALTTAAAASLASSQIAAWAFGDPTQGILVVLVAITVAVAIPGKMLARTFTGVLDYRTFLLIAVVESVMAVFSMAALATYWGVAGAVASFAVIEAVVLVLAAWLVWRRLARPLGISLRPRRPDSEVARRLLRLAGALTITSLTAAGVGVFVRAEILRQLGTEANGYYQVAWQVGQNYLGLLGTALWSYGMPKVATRLEDPAAILHLQNNFLRIVLTVLAPGVLALLATRELWIPILFTPAFLAASTIVAWQLVGELVAMVRQSMNISLLPRERLRFLVFQALLYWGLWAGLSTVTMPYLGASAAAASYFAANLLALVVTYVYHHRALDYRVQGENRRLLLWMVPGVALGVGLTMQDDLWVGRVLPLLLSLAWLWTNRGMLERLRARDL from the coding sequence ATGAGTGAACTCGTCCGATCGGTGGGGCTGCTGGGCACGCAGCGAGTGGTCCTACTGGTCCTCGGTGCGGTTCGAACGAAGATCGCCGCATCGCTGCTCGGTCCGGCGGGGATGGGGATCCTCGGGCAGGCGATGGCGTTGCGAGAGCTGCTCTCGGCTCTGTCCACCCTTGGAACGCGCAGTGGCTACCTGAAGCTCGTCGCCGAGTGTCACGGGCGAGAGGACATGAAGGGGCTCGAGCGCCTGATTGTCACGACGGTCACGCTCGTGACGGTGCTCGCGCTGACGACCGCCGCGGCGGCATCTCTCGCGTCATCGCAGATCGCGGCGTGGGCGTTCGGCGATCCGACGCAGGGCATCCTCGTCGTTCTGGTCGCGATCACGGTCGCGGTGGCGATCCCCGGCAAGATGCTCGCCCGGACATTCACGGGAGTCCTGGACTATCGGACGTTTCTGCTGATCGCGGTCGTCGAGTCGGTGATGGCGGTCTTTTCGATGGCCGCGCTCGCGACGTACTGGGGCGTCGCCGGTGCGGTGGCCTCGTTCGCGGTGATCGAAGCAGTGGTCCTGGTTCTGGCGGCCTGGCTTGTGTGGCGGAGGCTCGCACGTCCGCTGGGGATCTCACTCAGACCAAGGCGACCCGATAGCGAGGTTGCGAGGCGGCTTCTGCGGCTGGCAGGCGCCCTGACGATCACGAGCCTCACCGCCGCCGGCGTAGGCGTGTTCGTGCGCGCGGAGATTCTTCGCCAGCTCGGGACGGAAGCGAACGGCTATTACCAGGTCGCCTGGCAGGTGGGGCAGAACTACCTTGGCCTTCTGGGGACCGCGCTCTGGAGCTACGGGATGCCGAAGGTAGCGACGCGCCTGGAGGACCCGGCGGCGATCCTGCATCTCCAGAACAACTTCCTGCGCATCGTGCTGACCGTCCTCGCGCCCGGGGTGTTGGCCCTATTGGCGACGCGGGAACTCTGGATTCCGATTCTCTTCACGCCGGCGTTCCTCGCGGCGTCCACGATCGTTGCCTGGCAACTCGTCGGCGAGCTCGTCGCGATGGTGCGCCAATCGATGAACATTTCGCTCTTGCCCAGGGAGCGACTCCGGTTCCTCGTGTTCCAGGCACTTTTGTACTGGGGACTGTGGGCAGGCCTGTCGACCGTCACGATGCCGTACCTCGGCGCGTCGGCTGCTGCGGCCTCGTACTTCGCGGCGAACCTTCTCGCGTTGGTCGTCACGTACGTGTACCACCATCGCGCGCTGGACTACCGGGTTCAGGGGGAGAACCGTCGCCTACTTCTTTGGATGGTTCCGGGCGTCGCGTTGGGTGTGGGCCTCACGATGCAGGACGATCTATGGGTCGGCCGGGTGCTCCCGCTGCTCTTGTCGCTTGCCTGGTTGTGGACCAACCGCGGGATGTTGGAGCGGCTCCGGGCGCGGGACCTCTGA
- a CDS encoding cytochrome P450 — protein sequence MPNHPTNPDLRITDGQFYADGPHEAFAWARDNAPVYWDEAGDIWGITLYEDVMGISKQPETFSNAGGIRPEVGPLPHMIDMDDPAHKRRRNLVNRGFTKGRVEEREPRVREICGDLIEKVAAQGEFDLVHDVAAWLPLIVIGDMLGVEPERYPDLLKWSDDLIVGSGSSDPAKTAVAAESFVAYNEHQAKVLADRRGRPPQSDLVSVLVHSEIDGDKLTDDELLAESLLILIGGDETTRHVLTGGAYELLRRPEMYAELGKHPEKIPLAVEEMLRWVTPIQNMARIAVRDVELRGETIREGQKLLLLYPSANRDERMFERPMEFDITRDPNDHVAFGYGSHFCLGASLARLELRIFFEELVKRLPELRLASNATPERRVSNFITGIEELPVRVSA from the coding sequence GTGCCGAACCATCCGACGAATCCAGATCTTCGCATCACCGACGGCCAGTTCTACGCGGATGGTCCGCACGAAGCCTTCGCCTGGGCGCGAGACAACGCGCCCGTGTACTGGGACGAAGCCGGCGACATCTGGGGCATCACGCTCTACGAGGACGTCATGGGCATCTCCAAGCAGCCCGAGACGTTTTCCAATGCGGGGGGCATCCGGCCCGAGGTGGGCCCGCTCCCGCACATGATCGACATGGACGATCCGGCCCACAAGCGGCGCCGGAACCTCGTGAACCGCGGGTTCACGAAGGGGCGAGTGGAGGAGCGGGAGCCGCGCGTGCGTGAGATCTGTGGCGACCTGATCGAGAAAGTCGCCGCGCAAGGCGAGTTCGACCTCGTTCATGATGTTGCGGCGTGGCTCCCGTTGATCGTCATCGGAGACATGCTGGGCGTCGAGCCGGAGCGCTATCCGGACCTGCTGAAATGGTCGGATGACCTGATCGTCGGAAGCGGGTCGTCTGATCCGGCGAAGACTGCCGTCGCCGCGGAATCGTTCGTTGCCTACAACGAACACCAAGCGAAGGTCCTGGCGGACCGACGCGGCCGGCCGCCGCAGTCCGATCTGGTGAGCGTGCTCGTCCATTCGGAGATCGACGGCGACAAGCTCACCGACGATGAGTTGCTCGCCGAGTCCCTTCTCATCTTGATCGGAGGAGACGAGACGACACGGCACGTCCTCACGGGCGGCGCCTACGAACTTCTTCGGCGTCCCGAGATGTACGCTGAACTGGGGAAGCACCCGGAGAAGATTCCGCTCGCGGTGGAGGAGATGCTCCGCTGGGTCACCCCGATCCAGAACATGGCTCGCATCGCGGTGCGTGACGTCGAGCTTCGCGGCGAAACAATCCGAGAGGGGCAGAAGCTCCTTCTGCTGTACCCGTCGGCGAACCGAGATGAGCGGATGTTCGAGCGTCCGATGGAGTTCGACATCACCCGTGACCCGAACGATCACGTGGCGTTCGGCTACGGTTCTCACTTCTGCCTGGGCGCGAGCCTGGCGCGCCTCGAGCTCCGCATCTTCTTCGAGGAGCTCGTAAAGCGCCTTCCCGAACTACGGCTCGCTTCGAACGCGACGCCGGAGCGCCGCGTGTCGAACTTCATCACTGGAATCGAGGAGCTGCCAGTACGGGTGTCCGCCTGA
- a CDS encoding SDR family oxidoreductase, whose amino-acid sequence MGRLEGKVAIVTGAASGIGSATARVFAREGARIAGFDMNTEGDGDWQAAVAGAPESFLDAGDVRDEDAVRAFAAKAVEKLGRIDIAVNAAGVAGGGPVHLVDGEEWDRVVDINLKGTFLMCKHVLPAMLEQESGSIINIASIEGLQGSEGGSAYNASKGGVVLLGKNLAMDYAKKGIRVNTICPGFIDTPLLRSVMDMEAMRDVKARIEYAHQLGRFGRPEEVANGILFFASDEASFVTGQELAVDGGFMAGHRFGLTKLMGLE is encoded by the coding sequence ATGGGGCGGCTCGAAGGGAAAGTTGCGATCGTCACCGGCGCGGCGTCGGGAATCGGTTCGGCGACGGCACGCGTCTTCGCGCGTGAAGGCGCGCGGATCGCCGGGTTCGACATGAACACAGAAGGCGATGGCGACTGGCAGGCGGCCGTGGCGGGCGCACCGGAGAGCTTTCTCGATGCGGGCGACGTTCGGGACGAAGATGCGGTTCGTGCCTTCGCGGCCAAGGCGGTCGAGAAGCTCGGCCGTATCGATATCGCCGTGAACGCCGCCGGTGTCGCCGGGGGAGGCCCGGTCCATCTCGTGGATGGAGAGGAGTGGGACCGGGTCGTCGACATCAACCTCAAGGGTACCTTCTTGATGTGCAAGCACGTGCTGCCGGCAATGCTCGAGCAGGAGAGCGGCAGCATCATCAACATCGCGAGCATCGAGGGGCTGCAGGGCAGCGAGGGCGGCAGCGCGTACAACGCGTCCAAGGGCGGCGTAGTCTTGCTCGGCAAGAACCTAGCGATGGACTACGCGAAGAAGGGCATCCGCGTGAACACGATCTGCCCCGGCTTCATCGACACGCCGCTGCTTCGGTCCGTGATGGACATGGAGGCGATGCGCGACGTGAAGGCGCGAATTGAGTACGCGCACCAGCTCGGGCGCTTCGGTCGTCCGGAGGAGGTCGCGAACGGCATCCTGTTCTTCGCCTCTGATGAGGCTTCGTTCGTCACCGGGCAAGAGCTCGCAGTGGACGGCGGTTTCATGGCCGGGCACCGATTCGGACTGACTAAACTGATGGGCCTGGAGTAG
- a CDS encoding MATE family efflux transporter, which yields MRGTYPPRGSVASGWPFSGMLALSVRGFFTGLRSRDYTRGRLLSSLLALALPMVAGSLAIGVVFQIVDLAFLSQLGEGPLAAVIMVNQTVWQVVTMAMMGMNFATQSLIARAIGAEQEDGAEHFGGQALVMAAIVSALVAGAGFFFPEQLFGLARPDDSFVDLGVSYFQVLAILSFGFIGSIMFRAILVGAGDTVTPLFANLVQVVVALFLEWVLIFGNLGAPALGVVGVALAISIGQWAALAVGLTVLFRGSARVRLRARHLVPDPSALLMILRNAWPPALQMMGMVVTTFAFLRLAGDFGPTVQTAYSIGLRLGMIVPAFSFPLATACATLVGQALGAGNVPRAWRAIGTGVLVHGSVMWTFAAVILVFRRELLGLITADPEVIEVGSEFLVFSSAAFGLMGFNLVAMRALQGAGDFIVPMLISVVGTLGVGIPSAYWLAETMGPTGIWTGSLLGTAFSTLATGAWLATGRWTRVGAAAPARAA from the coding sequence ATGCGTGGCACATATCCGCCGCGTGGCTCCGTTGCCAGTGGCTGGCCGTTTTCGGGGATGTTAGCCCTCTCCGTGCGCGGGTTTTTCACAGGGCTCCGCTCGCGCGACTACACGCGCGGGCGATTGCTCTCGTCCCTCCTCGCCTTGGCCCTGCCGATGGTCGCCGGGAGTCTGGCGATCGGGGTGGTCTTTCAGATCGTCGATCTTGCCTTCCTGAGCCAGTTGGGCGAGGGGCCGCTCGCCGCCGTCATCATGGTCAATCAGACAGTCTGGCAAGTTGTCACGATGGCGATGATGGGGATGAATTTCGCGACGCAGTCCCTCATCGCGCGGGCCATCGGAGCGGAGCAGGAGGACGGGGCCGAGCACTTCGGTGGCCAGGCCCTCGTCATGGCTGCGATCGTGTCGGCCCTGGTCGCCGGTGCGGGGTTCTTTTTTCCCGAACAACTCTTCGGGCTCGCGCGCCCCGACGACAGCTTCGTGGACCTCGGCGTGTCGTACTTCCAGGTGCTCGCCATCCTGTCCTTCGGGTTCATCGGCAGCATCATGTTCCGCGCGATTCTCGTGGGTGCCGGAGATACGGTGACGCCGCTTTTCGCGAATCTCGTGCAGGTCGTCGTGGCGCTCTTTCTGGAATGGGTGCTGATCTTCGGGAATCTCGGCGCGCCGGCGCTCGGTGTCGTGGGCGTGGCGCTCGCGATCTCGATCGGCCAATGGGCGGCGCTGGCTGTCGGTTTGACGGTCCTCTTTCGCGGATCGGCCCGCGTTCGCCTGCGGGCGCGGCACCTCGTGCCGGATCCGTCGGCGTTGCTGATGATCCTGCGTAACGCCTGGCCGCCGGCGCTGCAGATGATGGGCATGGTCGTCACGACGTTCGCGTTTCTACGCCTCGCGGGCGACTTCGGTCCGACCGTACAGACCGCGTATTCGATCGGCCTGCGACTTGGTATGATCGTCCCCGCGTTCTCGTTTCCGCTTGCGACCGCGTGCGCGACGCTCGTGGGGCAGGCGTTGGGTGCCGGCAACGTTCCGCGTGCCTGGCGCGCGATCGGCACCGGGGTACTGGTGCACGGATCGGTCATGTGGACCTTCGCCGCGGTAATCTTGGTGTTCCGTCGCGAGCTGCTCGGCCTGATAACCGCTGATCCGGAAGTCATCGAGGTCGGAAGCGAGTTCCTCGTCTTCTCGTCGGCGGCCTTCGGATTGATGGGTTTCAATCTGGTCGCCATGCGCGCACTTCAGGGCGCCGGGGACTTCATCGTTCCGATGCTGATCTCGGTCGTCGGTACCCTCGGTGTCGGCATCCCGTCGGCGTACTGGCTCGCCGAGACGATGGGCCCGACGGGGATCTGGACCGGCTCTCTCCTCGGCACCGCATTCTCGACGCTGGCAACCGGTGCCTGGCTTGCGACCGGGCGCTGGACCCGGGTCGGAGCCGCGGCACCGGCCCGAGCGGCTTGA
- a CDS encoding citrate synthase, with the protein MADTLTITDSRTGKSYEVPIEHGAIKTTDLLQIKTSDEDIGLRGYDPSFTNTAACKSRITYIDGEKGILQYRGYPIEQLAEHSNYLETAYLIVKGELPDEEHFARWERNVTMHTMVHENIKQFIAGFRYDAHPMGILLGTVGALSTFYPDAHDVENLDSRRLQTRRLIGKLPTIAAYAYRHIRGYPYVYPDNELSYTGNFLSMLFRMRERRYKPDPVIEKALDTLFVLHGDHEQNCSANAVRAVGSSLVDPYSSVAAGIAALYGPLHGGANEAVVRMLESIGSVQNVAKSVARFKKGEERLMGFGHRVYKNFDPRGTIIKKLAYEVFEVTGKNPLIDIALELERIALQDEYFLERKLYPNVDFYSGIIYQAMGFPMTMFPVLFAIGRTSGWLAQWAEMLRDPEQRIARPRQLYLGAMSREYTPIEDRHPPIDREDTVSDDI; encoded by the coding sequence ATGGCCGATACACTGACGATTACCGACAGCCGAACCGGCAAGAGCTACGAGGTCCCGATCGAGCACGGCGCGATCAAGACCACGGACCTCCTGCAGATCAAAACATCGGATGAGGACATCGGTCTTCGCGGATACGACCCCTCCTTCACGAACACGGCGGCATGCAAAAGCCGGATCACGTACATCGACGGCGAGAAGGGCATCCTGCAGTATCGCGGTTACCCGATCGAGCAGCTGGCCGAGCACAGCAACTATTTGGAAACCGCCTACCTGATCGTGAAGGGCGAACTCCCAGATGAGGAGCACTTCGCTCGCTGGGAGCGCAACGTCACCATGCACACCATGGTGCACGAGAACATCAAGCAGTTCATTGCAGGCTTTCGGTACGACGCCCACCCAATGGGCATTCTTCTCGGCACCGTCGGTGCTTTGTCGACGTTCTACCCGGACGCGCACGACGTGGAGAATCTGGATTCGCGCCGGCTTCAAACGCGCCGGCTCATCGGCAAGCTACCCACGATCGCGGCGTACGCCTATCGCCACATCCGCGGCTACCCGTACGTCTACCCCGACAACGAGCTCAGCTACACGGGCAACTTCCTCTCGATGCTGTTCCGCATGCGGGAGCGGCGGTACAAACCGGATCCCGTCATCGAGAAGGCGCTCGACACGTTGTTCGTGCTTCACGGCGACCACGAGCAGAACTGCTCCGCCAACGCCGTTCGCGCGGTCGGCAGCTCGCTGGTCGATCCCTACTCTTCGGTCGCCGCCGGGATCGCGGCGCTCTACGGGCCGCTGCACGGCGGAGCGAACGAGGCCGTCGTGCGGATGCTCGAGAGCATCGGCTCGGTCCAGAACGTCGCGAAGTCTGTCGCCCGCTTCAAGAAGGGCGAAGAGCGCCTCATGGGCTTCGGCCACCGGGTCTACAAGAACTTCGACCCGCGCGGCACAATCATCAAGAAGCTCGCGTACGAGGTCTTCGAGGTTACGGGCAAAAACCCGCTCATCGACATCGCTCTCGAGCTCGAGCGCATCGCACTGCAGGACGAGTACTTCCTCGAGCGGAAGCTCTATCCCAACGTCGACTTCTATTCCGGCATCATCTACCAGGCGATGGGCTTCCCAATGACAATGTTCCCGGTGCTCTTCGCCATCGGGCGGACGTCGGGCTGGCTCGCGCAGTGGGCCGAGATGCTCCGCGACCCCGAGCAGCGCATCGCACGGCCGCGGCAGCTCTACCTGGGTGCGATGAGCCGGGAGTACACCCCAATCGAGGACCGACACCCACCCATCGACCGTGAAGACACGGTGAGCGACGACATCTGA
- a CDS encoding SDR family oxidoreductase — protein MGTYVVTGSASGLGAATVVRLQGLGHRVIGIDQHEAEIVADLATADGREHAIRGSLAASDGKLEGVVSCAGLAPFHETTAITRVNYFGAIAVLDGLRDALTAGDRPAAVGIATIGIVFEGIMIPEYLEACHAGDEEKAVDIIAASDGTTSYSNAKCALAQAVRRRAAEWGQLGIRLNAVAPGKMETPMLDGLLERPEFAPTIDALPVGLGRSAPPDEMAAVVVFLLGPDASYVHGQVLFVDGGSDAVVRPDTV, from the coding sequence ATGGGCACCTACGTCGTCACAGGCAGCGCCTCCGGCCTCGGAGCCGCGACGGTCGTCCGGCTGCAGGGCCTTGGTCATCGCGTGATTGGCATCGATCAACACGAAGCCGAGATCGTGGCCGACCTGGCGACCGCCGACGGGCGCGAGCATGCGATCCGGGGCTCCCTTGCCGCGAGCGACGGAAAGCTCGAAGGCGTCGTGTCCTGCGCGGGCCTGGCGCCGTTTCACGAGACCACGGCCATCACCCGCGTCAACTACTTCGGAGCCATCGCCGTGCTCGACGGCCTGCGCGACGCGCTCACCGCAGGGGACCGCCCAGCCGCCGTCGGGATCGCAACCATCGGAATCGTCTTCGAAGGCATCATGATCCCCGAGTACCTCGAAGCCTGCCACGCCGGCGACGAGGAGAAGGCTGTGGACATCATCGCCGCCAGCGACGGCACGACGTCCTATTCGAACGCCAAATGCGCGCTCGCTCAGGCCGTGCGACGGCGTGCCGCGGAATGGGGACAGCTCGGCATTCGGCTGAACGCGGTCGCGCCCGGCAAGATGGAAACGCCGATGCTCGACGGCCTCCTCGAGCGCCCAGAGTTCGCGCCGACGATCGACGCCCTCCCCGTCGGCTTAGGGCGGTCGGCTCCGCCGGACGAGATGGCGGCCGTGGTCGTCTTCCTGCTCGGACCGGACGCAAGCTACGTCCACGGCCAGGTTCTCTTCGTCGACGGCGGATCCGACGCCGTCGTGCGACCCGACACCGTATAG
- the crcB gene encoding fluoride efflux transporter CrcB, translated as MRYLIIAAGGGLGAVLRFAVSGFVQRLSDDAFPIGTLSVNVLGCLVIGFLGALFSGPAFIRDEWRFFLLTGLLGGFTTFSTFGYETLALIDDGEWARAGANVILSNGLGLVAVFIGYRLAGSLQGA; from the coding sequence TTGCGCTATCTCATCATCGCAGCGGGCGGAGGACTCGGAGCCGTTCTACGATTCGCGGTCTCGGGCTTCGTCCAACGGCTCAGCGACGACGCATTCCCAATCGGCACCCTTAGCGTCAACGTGCTCGGGTGCCTCGTCATCGGATTCCTCGGGGCGCTGTTCTCCGGCCCCGCATTCATCCGCGACGAGTGGAGGTTCTTCCTCCTCACCGGCTTGCTGGGTGGCTTCACCACGTTCTCGACCTTCGGGTACGAGACGCTGGCACTGATCGACGACGGCGAGTGGGCCCGCGCCGGCGCCAACGTCATTCTGAGCAACGGGCTCGGTCTCGTGGCCGTCTTTATCGGCTATCGGTTGGCCGGAAGCCTGCAAGGAGCGTGA